CGCAGCGGTCATGGCTCCGGCCGCGACCAGGCCGAAGGATCTCCTGCTCAAGCGCGTCATATCACTCCCCAAAGACTTTGTTGGCCGGCCGAACCGGCATTCTCGCCAGTCTCCGGCCGGATGCCGGCCTTGCTCAACGTCCAAGTCCGACACCGCGCCGCCGCGGGGATGTGGATTTCTGACAGGTCGCGCGCCTCAGCCCTTGTTGCGCGCCGCGAAGGCGGCCAGGCCGCGCCGGGCATCGTCGCTGGTGAAGGTACGCTGCCCGAGTTCGGCCTCGGCCGCGAATGCCTCGCGGAGCGGCAGGTCCTGCAGCGTCAGCACGGCCTGCTTGATCGTCTGGATGGCGGTCGGGCTGAGCGCCGCGATGCGCGCCGCCAGATCCTTCGCGGCCGGCTCGACCTCCTCCGCCGGCAGGACGCGGTTGACGACGCCGCGCGCCAGCATGTCGGCGCTCGAGAAGCGCTGCCCGGTCAGAAGGATCTCCATCGCATGGGCATGCCCGATCTGGCGCACGAGGCGGACCAGCGTGCCGCCGGCCGGCACGAAACCGTGGATCGGCTCCGGCAGTTGGAATACCGCATCGCTCGCAGCGATGCGGATGTCGGTCGCCAGCATGATCTCGAAGCCGCCGCCGATGCAGAGCCCCCTGATCGCCGAGACGATCGGCTTGTAGAGCGGCACGTTCTTCAGATGGGCCGGGTCCCAGGCGCTGATGTCGAACCGGTCGCTCGCCAGCGCCGGGATCGACTCCGTCAGGTCCGCGCCGACGCAGAAGGCCCGATCCCCCGCCCCGGCGAGCACGATCGACCGGATCCCATCATCCCGCGCAGCCTCGGCAAAGGCGCGTCCCAGATCCTCGTACATGGCCAGCGACAAGGCATTCAGCTTGTCCGGACGCACGATGCGGATCGTCGCGACCGCCCCGTCCCGCTCGACGTCTATCGCCATCTCACACCGCTCCGCTGTTCATGAGGCGCTGGATCTCCGCGCCGTCGAGCTTGAGCAGTTCCATCAGCACCGCCCGCGTATGCTCGCCGGGCAGGGGGGCCTTGCCCAGCGGGATCTCGCCCGTCTGTGACAGCTTGATCGGCGACCCGAACATCCTGACGCTCTCGCCCGCCACGGGGATCTCGACGATCATCTTGCGCGCCGCGACATGCGGATCCTCGACCACTTCGGCGATCGTCCTGATCGCGCTCAGCGGAATCCGGTCGCCGGCCATCGCCTCGAGCTCGGCCTTGCCATAGGCGCTGAACCAGCGCTCCAGCAGCGGCTTGACCTTCCGCTCCGCCACTTCGGGGTCGAAACGCTTCTCCATCGTGTCGATCTCGGGGTCGTCGGCCTGATGCGGCTCGCCGAACATGTCGCAGGTCAGCCGCCAGAACTTGTCGGTATAGCCGCCGAAGAAGACGTAGCCGTCCTTGCAGGCGAACTGGCCATAGGGCCGGACAAAGGGGTGATCGTTGCCCAGCGGACCGGCCACCTCGCCCTTGGTGGTGTAGCGGACGACGGCGTTCTCCGTGAGCGTCAGGATCGAATCCTGCTGCGACACGTCGACCACCTGGCCTTCGCCCGTGCGTTCGGCGACGCGGAGGGCCGCCAGCGTCCCGATCGCGGCATAGAGCGAGGCGGCGAGATCGCCGATGATCGTGCCGACCCGCACCGGCGGGCGGTCGGGATAGCCGTTCATCGACCACAGGCCGCCGACCGCCTGGCCCGTATTGTCGAAGGCCGGGCGCGAGGAATTCGGCCCGGTGCGACCGAAGCCGCTGATCGCGGTATAGACCAGGCGAGGATTGCAGAGCCGCAGCACGTCGTAGCCGAGCCCGAGCTTGTCCATGGTGCCGGGGCGGAAGTTCTCGACCAGGATGTCGGCCTTGCCGACGAGCTGCTTCAGCAGCTCCTTTCCGTCCGCCGATTTCAGGTTCACGGTGATGCCGCGCTTGTTGCGGTTGAACTGGGAGAAGAAGGCGCTTTCCCCCGCCTCGTCGCCTTCCGCGACCATCGGCGGGAAGGTGCGCGCATAGTCGGGATCGTCGGGATGCTCGACCTTGATGACGGTGGCGCCGAGATCGGCGAGCAGCATCGAACAGAACGGTCCCGCGACGACGCGGGTGATGTCGAGCACGACGACACCGGCCAGCGGTCGTGTTGCCTCGCGCGCATCGGCGTCCTGCGTCATGGAATCTCCCATCGTGTTTCCTCTTCCCAGTTGGGCGGCCCGTTCACCGGACCATGGGCGGCCGGACGGCCGGTGGCCGGGCAGCGAGCCCGGTCCGAAACCGGCCGCAGGCCAGGGCGCAGCGCGTCATCATGTCGTCCACCGTGGTTTCGCGTCACATTTGCCCGGGGCGTATCCAGCACGTAATGGATATATGATCCATATTTGGCTGGCCTGAATGTGCCCATCATCCATGATTTGGATGGGCCGACTTACGCTAGCTGTCGGACTCGATCAAACCGCCGCGGCATGGAGCGATGCGTGTGGACCAGCAGGCACCAGAGTTGACCTCGGCCGAGACCGCGCTGGACCAGGTCACGGCATTCTATGCCCGCCTGCTGAAGCTGCTCGACCAGGGGGCGGCTCCTTCGGCCTTCGATGATCTCGGCACGGAGATCCGCACGTTCCGCCCGGAGCTCGAAGGCCGGCTGGAAGCCGATCTCGCCCGCGCGGTCCGGCTGCGCGAAAGCGTCGAGCACAAGCTGAAGCGCGAGCGGGAGCTGATCGCGCTCAACGAAACCGCCCGCGACCTCTCGGCGGTGCGCGACACCGACCAGGTCCTGCAGGCGATCATCCGCCGGGCGCGGCAGCTCGCGGGCAGCGACATCGCCTATCTCTCGGCGGCCCCCGACGATCGCAGCCCGTTCCACGTGCGGGCCACCGAAGGCGTGGTGTCGGAAGCCTTCGCCAGCATTGTCGTGCCGCGCGACGTCGGCATCTGCGGCAGCGTCGCCCGCACGCGCCGGCCCTGGCAGTCGAGCCAGTACCGGTCCGACAAGGGCTTCCACCACGATCCGGAGATCGACACGGCGATCCTGTCTGAGGGCGTGGTCTCCATCCTCGGCATTCCGCTCGAGCTCGAAGCGCATATCATCGGCGTCCTGTTCGTCGCCGACCGCTACGAGCGCACCTACAATCCGCAGGAGATCTCGATCCTGCAGTCGCTCGGCACTTTCGCCGCGCTGGCGATCGAAAACGCGCGGCTGCTGGAGGAGGCGCAGCGCGCGCTGAGCATGGCGCGGGAAGCCAATGTCGCCCTGCGCGCCAAGGCCGATGACATCGAGAGCGCCGCCGTCGCGCACGAGCGGCTGACCGAGCTGATCGTCCGCGGCGGATCGCTGGAGGACCTCAGGAGCCGCGTGGCGACGCTGCTCGGCGGCGACGCGGTCATTCTCGACGAACGCCAGATTGCCATTGCCGGCGCCCTGCCCCCGTCCGTGCCGGACCACGGCCTGGCGTCCGCCATCCGGGAAAGCGTCCGGCTCGGCCGCGCCGTGCAGTTCGAGGCGACACCCGTCCTGACCGTCACCGTGGCGGCGGTCACGAGCGGGGTCGTGCGGCTGGGTGCGCTGGTTTTCGCGCGGTCGAAACCGATGTCCTCCTCCGAGATCCGCACCTTGGAGCGGGCCGCGCTCGTCAGCGGCATCGTTCTCCTGTCGCTGGAACGGGTGGCGGAAGCGACCTATCGCAACGTCGCCGACATCGTCTCGGCGCTGCTGCGCGGCAGCTCGGACCCGTTCCGCGCGGAGAGCTCCAACGCCCTGCCGGTGGGCGTCTCGCTGTCCTGGCCAGCGACGATCCTGCTGGTCGGCTGCGAAGACGGCTTTGCCGCCCATCTGCCGCAAGCCGTTCGCGCGGCGGCCTCGGGGCGCCATGCCATCGGCGCCGCCTTCAACGGCGACCTCGCCGTCGTCACCTCGGGCGACGACTGGATGACGTTGGCTCGCAGGATCGCGACGGCTCTCGAGGAGTGCGGCCGCCAGCCCTGCAACATCGTGGTCTCGCAGCCAGTGTCGGACGTCGCCGCCGCCGCGGCCGAATACAGGAAGCTCAGGCGCGGCCTCGCTCTGCTGCGCAATCTCGGCCAGAGCGGCAGGATCGTTCCGGAAAAGACGCTCTCGCTCTATGGCCTGCTGTTCGACGGCCAGGGCGAGGAGGCCGCGCGTGCATTCATCGCGCAGACGGTCGGTGCGCTGCTGGATCACGACCGCCGCCGCAAGGCCCAGCTGGCGCCGACCCTCTACGCCTATTTCGAGACCGGCCGCAGCCTCCAGCGGGCCGCGGACATGCTCGGAATTCACGTCAATACGATGCGGCAGCGCCTCGATTCGCTCGGCGCGCTGTGCCCCGACTGGAGCGAGGCCGAGCGTGGGCTGGAGCTCCACATGGCACTGCGGTTGCATCGGCTGAGCGAGCGGCTGCCGCGCTGACATTGTGTGGAACAGGCACTGTCCGGCGCCGGTCCTGTATGGGCTCCCGCCATTGAGGAAGGCGGATCAAAGCGGGTCTAACGCTCATCATCGCAGCAGAGCGCAGGAGCCCGTCGCCCATGCCCGTCAACAGTCGCCTTCCCGGCTTCTACAAGCTCTCTCCCGGCGATCGCCTGCGGAGCGCGAGCCGCGCCGCCGGGCTCGCCGACACCGATCTCTCGAGCCTCGTTCCGCCGGATCCGGACATGCTGGCCACGGCCGACCGGATGATCGAGAACGTGGTGGGCACGTTGTCGATCCCGGTCGGCATTGCCGCGAACTTCACCATCGATGGCCGCGACTACCTGATCCCGATGGCGACCGAGGAGCCTTCCGTCGTCGCTGCGGCGAGCAACATGGCCTCGGTGGCGCGGCTCCACGGCGGCTTTCATACCTCGACCGACCTGCCCATCATGGTGTCGCAGGTTCAGGTGGTCGGCGTCCCGGATCCACGCGGCGCGCGCATGCGCCTCTACGAAGCCGAGGCGGAACTGCTCGCGCTCGCCAACGACCAGGATCCGCTGCTGGTGAAGCTCGGCGGCGGCGCGCGGAGCATCGAGGTCCGCATCGTCGAGGCGAGCGAGGCGGTCTACGTGGTGCTGCACCTGCATGTGGATGTGCGCGACGCGATGGGCGCGAATGCCGTCAATACCATGGCGGAGGCGATCGCGCCGCGCGTCGCGGCCATTGCCGGCGGGCGCGTCCGGCTCAGGATCCTGACCAACAAGGCCGACCGGCGGTTGGCGCGCGTGCGCGCCGTGTTCGACCGCGACGCCCTCGGCGGCGCCGATGTGGTCGCCGGCATTGTCGACGCCTTCCGGTTCGCGGCCGCCGATCCCTACCGCGCGGCGACCCACAACAAGGGCATCATGAACGGCATCACCGCCGTCGTCCTGGCGACCGGCAACGACACCCGGGCGGTCGAGGCGGGAGCGCATTCCCATGCCGCGGCCGGCGGCCGCTATACGTCGCTGTCGCATTTCGAGGCCAATGCGGACGGTCATCTCGTCGGCACGCTGGAGGTCCCGATGGCCGTCGGCCTGGTCGGCGGCGCGACCAAGACCCATCCCGCCGCCCGCGCCGCGGTCACGCTGCTCGGCGTCGCCTCGGCTCGGGAACTCGCGCAGGTCATCGCGGCGGTCGGCCTGGCGCAGAATGTCGGCGCGCTCAGGGCGC
This portion of the bacterium YEK0313 genome encodes:
- the caiD_3 gene encoding Carnitinyl-CoA dehydratase, with product MAIDVERDGAVATIRIVRPDKLNALSLAMYEDLGRAFAEAARDDGIRSIVLAGAGDRAFCVGADLTESIPALASDRFDISAWDPAHLKNVPLYKPIVSAIRGLCIGGGFEIMLATDIRIAASDAVFQLPEPIHGFVPAGGTLVRLVRQIGHAHAMEILLTGQRFSSADMLARGVVNRVLPAEEVEPAAKDLAARIAALSPTAIQTIKQAVLTLQDLPLREAFAAEAELGQRTFTSDDARRGLAAFAARNKG
- the frc_9 gene encoding Formyl-coenzyme A transferase, with product MTQDADAREATRPLAGVVVLDITRVVAGPFCSMLLADLGATVIKVEHPDDPDYARTFPPMVAEGDEAGESAFFSQFNRNKRGITVNLKSADGKELLKQLVGKADILVENFRPGTMDKLGLGYDVLRLCNPRLVYTAISGFGRTGPNSSRPAFDNTGQAVGGLWSMNGYPDRPPVRVGTIIGDLAASLYAAIGTLAALRVAERTGEGQVVDVSQQDSILTLTENAVVRYTTKGEVAGPLGNDHPFVRPYGQFACKDGYVFFGGYTDKFWRLTCDMFGEPHQADDPEIDTMEKRFDPEVAERKVKPLLERWFSAYGKAELEAMAGDRIPLSAIRTIAEVVEDPHVAARKMIVEIPVAGESVRMFGSPIKLSQTGEIPLGKAPLPGEHTRAVLMELLKLDGAEIQRLMNSGAV
- a CDS encoding fused phosphoenolpyruvate-protein phosphotransferase PtsP/GAF domain protein is translated as MDQQAPELTSAETALDQVTAFYARLLKLLDQGAAPSAFDDLGTEIRTFRPELEGRLEADLARAVRLRESVEHKLKRERELIALNETARDLSAVRDTDQVLQAIIRRARQLAGSDIAYLSAAPDDRSPFHVRATEGVVSEAFASIVVPRDVGICGSVARTRRPWQSSQYRSDKGFHHDPEIDTAILSEGVVSILGIPLELEAHIIGVLFVADRYERTYNPQEISILQSLGTFAALAIENARLLEEAQRALSMAREANVALRAKADDIESAAVAHERLTELIVRGGSLEDLRSRVATLLGGDAVILDERQIAIAGALPPSVPDHGLASAIRESVRLGRAVQFEATPVLTVTVAAVTSGVVRLGALVFARSKPMSSSEIRTLERAALVSGIVLLSLERVAEATYRNVADIVSALLRGSSDPFRAESSNALPVGVSLSWPATILLVGCEDGFAAHLPQAVRAAASGRHAIGAAFNGDLAVVTSGDDWMTLARRIATALEECGRQPCNIVVSQPVSDVAAAAAEYRKLRRGLALLRNLGQSGRIVPEKTLSLYGLLFDGQGEEAARAFIAQTVGALLDHDRRRKAQLAPTLYAYFETGRSLQRAADMLGIHVNTMRQRLDSLGALCPDWSEAERGLELHMALRLHRLSERLPR
- the mvaA gene encoding 3-hydroxy-3-methylglutaryl-coenzyme A reductase, translated to MPVNSRLPGFYKLSPGDRLRSASRAAGLADTDLSSLVPPDPDMLATADRMIENVVGTLSIPVGIAANFTIDGRDYLIPMATEEPSVVAAASNMASVARLHGGFHTSTDLPIMVSQVQVVGVPDPRGARMRLYEAEAELLALANDQDPLLVKLGGGARSIEVRIVEASEAVYVVLHLHVDVRDAMGANAVNTMAEAIAPRVAAIAGGRVRLRILTNKADRRLARVRAVFDRDALGGADVVAGIVDAFRFAAADPYRAATHNKGIMNGITAVVLATGNDTRAVEAGAHSHAAAGGRYTSLSHFEANADGHLVGTLEVPMAVGLVGGATKTHPAARAAVTLLGVASARELAQVIAAVGLAQNVGALRALAAEGIQKGHMSLHARNVAAAAGAEGDEIEAVVERLKTGGHVRLDRAEAILAEIRAGRS